The following are encoded together in the Chlorocebus sabaeus isolate Y175 chromosome 12, mChlSab1.0.hap1, whole genome shotgun sequence genome:
- the LOC140712901 gene encoding putative uncharacterized protein ERCC6L2-AS1, whose amino-acid sequence MAANATSGRPPSIALRQPEATGRRRGIPAKAATKGTRGEREGDVRSGGRATGRCVRLARRCSPSSFGLRRRRWRTRGQHCDPQIFSSGSDLSLLTPATSNPALENPARTGCRIVTGISRERNLPFRGRSHLPDVSPLGGL is encoded by the coding sequence ATGGCGGCCAACGCCACTTCCGGTCGCCCTCCGAGCATCGCTCTCCGGCAACCCGAAGCCacgggaaggaggagggggatcCCAGCTAAGGCAGCGACTAAGGGGACCCGAGGAGAACGGGAGGGCGACGTCCGGAGCGGCGGCAGAGCCACGGGACGCTGTGTGAGGCTGGCAAGGCGGTGTTCACCTAGTTCTTTCGGGCTCCGCCGCCGCCGGTGGAGAACACGAGGCCAGCATTGCGACCCCCAAATCTTCTCCTCAGGCTCTGACCTCAGTCTCCTAACCCCCGCAACTTCCAACCCGGCCTTGGAAAATCCCGCGAGAACGGGCTGCCGAATTGTCACTGGGATCTCGCGAGAACGAAATCTTCCTTTCCGTGGGCGGAGCCATCTTCCCGACGTCTCGCCCCTAGGAGGCCTGTAG